A window of the Streptomyces griseochromogenes genome harbors these coding sequences:
- a CDS encoding FAD-dependent oxidoreductase has translation MRADRPWGKAVVIGGSYAGLVTARVLADFFSEVVLVERDAVDEDTGAHPGAPQGYHAHAMLARGGEILERLFPGLREELREEGAPVYDYGEGIDFLLPVGLAPRQRTGVRIQSFTRDELERRLRRKVLALPQITLVPSTRCTGLTRDSSGRVNGVTCRSQSEEPFELAADLVIDASGRSSSLADWLDGMGIGVPPKRTVKAKVTYTSMNFDRPAESRPGHPDYYVAYQMPFAPSVPRAGVLLAVERDRWTCSLFGFEDQPPTDDKGYLAFAESLDNPRLAEHIARRTVQEPTRRYTNAENQWRLYHTVKDWPDGLIAVGDAVCVFNPVYGQGMTVAAMEAELLQGMLKRHTTTGRLDGLGRGFQKKVGRLLLGPWTLSTNSDLMWNPKGQPLAARFAHWYNTRLFHVAVKDAAVWARFVRVVNMVGSPALLFHPLVALKVLTVTSRRR, from the coding sequence ATGAGAGCAGATCGCCCTTGGGGCAAGGCCGTTGTCATCGGCGGCAGCTATGCGGGACTCGTGACCGCACGCGTACTGGCCGACTTCTTCAGCGAGGTCGTCCTCGTGGAACGGGACGCGGTCGACGAGGACACCGGCGCTCATCCGGGCGCCCCGCAGGGCTACCACGCACACGCGATGCTGGCCAGGGGCGGGGAGATCCTGGAGCGGCTCTTCCCGGGACTGCGCGAGGAGCTGAGAGAAGAAGGTGCGCCGGTATACGACTACGGAGAGGGGATCGACTTCCTGCTGCCCGTCGGACTCGCGCCACGGCAGCGTACGGGCGTCCGGATCCAGAGCTTCACCCGCGACGAACTGGAACGCCGCCTGCGCCGCAAGGTGCTCGCACTGCCCCAGATCACACTGGTGCCGTCCACCCGGTGCACGGGACTGACCCGGGACTCCTCGGGCCGCGTGAACGGTGTGACGTGCCGGTCGCAGAGCGAGGAGCCCTTCGAGCTGGCCGCCGATCTGGTCATCGACGCCTCCGGACGGTCCAGTTCCCTGGCGGACTGGCTGGACGGGATGGGGATCGGCGTGCCGCCCAAGCGAACCGTGAAGGCGAAGGTCACCTACACGTCGATGAACTTCGACCGGCCGGCGGAGAGCCGGCCCGGCCACCCCGACTACTACGTCGCCTACCAGATGCCGTTCGCTCCCAGCGTGCCCCGGGCCGGGGTCCTGCTGGCCGTGGAACGCGACCGGTGGACCTGCTCGCTGTTCGGCTTCGAGGACCAGCCTCCGACCGACGACAAGGGCTACCTGGCGTTCGCGGAGAGCCTGGACAACCCGCGCCTGGCCGAGCACATCGCCCGGCGCACCGTCCAGGAGCCCACCCGTCGCTACACCAACGCAGAGAACCAGTGGCGGCTCTACCACACCGTCAAGGACTGGCCGGACGGCCTGATCGCCGTCGGCGACGCCGTCTGCGTCTTCAACCCCGTCTACGGCCAGGGCATGACGGTGGCCGCGATGGAGGCGGAGCTGCTGCAGGGCATGCTGAAGCGGCACACCACGACCGGGCGACTGGACGGCCTCGGCCGTGGATTCCAGAAGAAGGTGGGCCGTCTGCTGCTGGGCCCGTGGACGCTGTCCACCAACTCGGACCTGATGTGGAACCCGAAGGGCCAGCCCCTCGCCGCGCGCTTCGCCCACTGGTACAACACACGTCTCTTCCATGTGGCGGTGAAGGACGCGGCCGTGTGGGCGAGGTTCGTACGAGTGGTGAACATGGTGGGCTCTCCGGCCCTGCTGTTCCATCCCCTGGTGGCGCTGAAGGTCCTGACGGTCACGTCCCGGCGTAGGTGA
- a CDS encoding geranyl diphosphate 2-C-methyltransferase: MSKISTQMESIAMRDVLRTDYQRSVAEYWNKEKDPVNIKLGEVDGLYHHHYGLGDWDPSVLAGPPHTRDQRIIEELHRLETAQAEVLLDHLGDITPDDRLLDAGSGRGGSSFMANARFGCHVDGVSISEQQVAFAGDQAKQRGVTDRVRFHFRNMLDTRLDTGSCRAIWTNETTMYVDLFELFTEFSRLLEYGGRYVCVTGCSNDVTGMRSKAVSRIDEHYTCNIHPRSEYFKALAANDLVPIQVVDLTPDTIPYWELRAKSSVATGIEDPFLTAYKEGSFHYLLIAADRI, from the coding sequence ATGTCCAAGATCTCCACCCAGATGGAAAGCATCGCCATGCGCGACGTCCTGCGCACCGATTACCAGAGGTCGGTCGCGGAGTACTGGAACAAGGAGAAGGACCCGGTCAACATCAAACTCGGCGAGGTCGACGGCCTGTACCACCACCACTACGGCCTCGGCGACTGGGACCCCTCGGTCCTGGCCGGACCGCCGCACACCCGTGACCAGCGCATCATCGAGGAACTGCACCGCCTGGAGACCGCCCAGGCCGAAGTGCTCCTCGACCACCTGGGAGACATCACCCCGGACGACCGCCTCCTCGACGCCGGTTCCGGACGTGGCGGCAGCAGCTTCATGGCCAACGCCCGCTTCGGCTGCCACGTCGACGGCGTGAGCATCTCCGAGCAGCAGGTCGCCTTCGCCGGCGACCAGGCGAAGCAGCGCGGCGTCACCGACCGGGTCCGCTTCCACTTCCGCAACATGCTCGACACCCGCCTGGACACCGGCTCGTGCCGCGCGATCTGGACCAACGAGACGACCATGTACGTCGATCTCTTCGAACTCTTCACGGAGTTCTCGCGCCTGCTGGAGTACGGCGGCCGCTACGTCTGCGTCACCGGCTGCTCCAACGACGTCACCGGCATGCGCTCCAAGGCGGTCAGCAGGATCGACGAGCACTACACCTGCAACATCCACCCGCGCAGCGAGTACTTCAAGGCGCTCGCCGCCAACGACCTGGTCCCGATCCAGGTCGTCGACCTGACCCCCGACACGATCCCGTACTGGGAACTGCGCGCCAAGTCCTCCGTGGCCACGGGCATCGAGGACCCGTTCCTGACCGCCTACAAGGAGGGCAGCTTCCACTACCTCCTCATCGCGGCCGACCGGATCTGA
- a CDS encoding family 2 encapsulin nanocompartment cargo protein terpene cyclase, whose protein sequence is MSLISRVTAPAAAHEVAGLVRSLLSARPSTPARVPSGGPAARGPVPVLGPTGLGTSGARIPVGAAAAPQRSPNGRAAPARTTAPPLPRRLPLPPLATPRPSAPAQSFGPTGLGTSAAVLRTTPEPRGHAAPAPDPAPGLHCPPAVRDDRALGETVTERLVGWAEEMGIYPGRLDKIRTADFGRLIMLAHPESDDPDRLLVAAQCALSEWAVDDHWVDGEVEEARHDLLGQRLAIAHSVIDQAHLPLAYAPQLEEVVGADPVMRALRDSLRNLHTYATTSQVRRLRHELGIMFVAYNQEGYWHTAGHRPPVWEFLMHRHENSFVPCMVLVDAVAGYEIPYGEFADPRVRRAFTMAGTASVIVNDLYSMGKEDPTDYSLPGLIATEDGCSLEEAVDRTVGIHNELMHTFEAEAAALCLTGSPELRRFLASTWAWLGGNREWHAGSARYHGDANAA, encoded by the coding sequence GTGTCGTTGATCTCCCGGGTCACGGCACCCGCCGCGGCTCATGAGGTGGCGGGGCTGGTGCGATCCCTGCTGTCGGCGCGTCCGTCGACCCCGGCCCGAGTGCCGTCCGGGGGGCCGGCGGCACGCGGACCGGTGCCGGTCCTCGGTCCGACCGGGCTCGGCACCTCCGGGGCGCGGATCCCCGTCGGCGCGGCGGCCGCGCCGCAGCGCTCCCCGAACGGCCGCGCCGCACCGGCTCGCACCACCGCACCACCCCTCCCGCGGCGCCTGCCGCTGCCGCCTCTCGCGACCCCCCGGCCCTCCGCGCCCGCGCAGTCCTTCGGCCCCACCGGCCTCGGTACGTCGGCGGCGGTCCTGCGTACCACTCCCGAACCCCGTGGGCACGCGGCACCGGCGCCCGATCCCGCCCCCGGGCTGCACTGTCCGCCCGCCGTGCGGGACGACCGCGCCCTGGGCGAGACCGTCACCGAGCGCCTGGTCGGCTGGGCCGAGGAGATGGGCATCTACCCGGGCCGGCTCGACAAGATCCGCACGGCCGACTTCGGCCGGCTGATCATGCTGGCGCACCCGGAGTCCGACGACCCCGACCGGCTGCTCGTGGCAGCCCAGTGCGCGCTGTCGGAATGGGCCGTGGACGACCACTGGGTGGACGGCGAGGTGGAGGAGGCCCGGCACGACCTGCTCGGTCAACGGCTGGCGATCGCCCACTCGGTGATCGACCAGGCGCACCTGCCGCTCGCCTACGCCCCTCAGCTCGAAGAGGTCGTGGGGGCGGACCCGGTGATGCGGGCGCTGCGCGACAGCCTGCGCAACCTCCACACGTACGCGACGACGTCACAGGTGCGCAGGCTCCGCCACGAGCTGGGCATCATGTTCGTCGCCTACAACCAGGAGGGCTACTGGCACACCGCGGGCCATCGCCCGCCGGTGTGGGAGTTCCTGATGCACCGTCACGAGAACAGCTTCGTGCCGTGCATGGTGCTCGTCGACGCGGTCGCCGGTTACGAGATCCCCTACGGCGAGTTCGCCGACCCCCGGGTCCGGCGCGCGTTCACGATGGCGGGCACCGCCAGCGTGATCGTCAACGACCTCTACTCCATGGGCAAGGAGGACCCGACGGACTACAGCCTGCCCGGGCTGATCGCCACCGAGGACGGCTGCTCGCTCGAGGAGGCCGTCGACCGCACCGTCGGGATCCACAACGAGCTGATGCACACCTTCGAGGCGGAAGCGGCCGCGCTCTGTCTGACCGGCTCCCCCGAGCTGCGCCGCTTCCTGGCAAGCACCTGGGCCTGGCTCGGCGGCAACCGCGAGTGGCACGCGGGCAGCGCCCGCTACCACGGCGACGCGAACGCCGCCTGA
- a CDS encoding family 2B encapsulin nanocompartment shell protein, producing the protein MPLDTATAPAAGPDAGAAQPHQQSLSTAAARNLATTTKSEPQMQGISSRWATRMLPWVNVPGATYRVNRRLSYTVGDGRVTFVKTGSKVQVVPAELGELPLLRGFSDADVLGALADKFVQKEFAPGQVIVQEGRKADHVYLIAHGKVEKIGEGPYGDEAVIGLLADGDTFGGRVLAGQAKKWDFTARAATATTVLALPLTAYRTVADRHEALRAHVQQISANGHRKLNRSGEAAIVLSSGHMGEETLPQTFADYELAPREYELSVAQTVLRVHSRVADLFNEPMNQTQQQLRLTIEALRERQEHELINNEEFGLLHNADFDQRISTYSGPPTPDDLDELLSMRRKTRCFLAHPKAIAAFGRQCNKRGIYFGGIELHGNHLPAWRGVPLLPCSKIPISEQGTSSIIAMRTGEEDQGVIGLYQTGIPDEVEPGLNVRFMSIDEKAIISYLVSTYYSAAVLVPDALGVLENVEIARTNGS; encoded by the coding sequence ATGCCACTCGACACGGCGACAGCACCGGCGGCGGGCCCGGACGCGGGTGCGGCCCAGCCGCACCAGCAGAGCCTCAGCACCGCGGCGGCGCGCAATCTCGCCACCACCACCAAGTCCGAACCCCAGATGCAGGGGATCAGCTCCCGCTGGGCCACCCGCATGCTGCCCTGGGTGAACGTGCCGGGTGCCACCTACCGCGTCAACCGTCGCCTGTCGTACACCGTGGGCGACGGCCGGGTGACCTTTGTGAAGACCGGCTCGAAGGTCCAGGTCGTCCCCGCCGAACTGGGCGAACTGCCGCTGCTGCGCGGTTTCTCGGACGCGGACGTGCTCGGCGCGCTGGCCGACAAGTTCGTACAGAAGGAGTTCGCGCCGGGCCAGGTCATCGTGCAGGAGGGCCGCAAGGCCGACCATGTGTACCTGATCGCGCACGGCAAGGTCGAGAAGATCGGCGAGGGTCCCTACGGCGACGAGGCCGTGATCGGACTGCTCGCCGACGGGGACACCTTCGGCGGCCGGGTGCTGGCCGGGCAGGCCAAGAAGTGGGACTTCACGGCCCGCGCGGCGACCGCCACCACGGTTCTCGCGCTGCCGCTGACCGCGTACAGGACGGTCGCCGACCGCCACGAGGCGCTGCGCGCGCATGTGCAGCAGATCAGCGCCAACGGGCACCGCAAGCTGAACCGGTCGGGCGAGGCCGCCATCGTGCTCAGCTCGGGGCACATGGGCGAGGAGACCCTGCCGCAGACCTTCGCCGACTACGAACTCGCCCCGCGCGAATACGAGTTGAGCGTGGCGCAGACGGTACTGCGGGTGCACAGCCGGGTCGCCGACCTCTTCAACGAGCCGATGAACCAGACACAGCAGCAGCTGCGGCTGACCATCGAGGCGCTGCGCGAGCGGCAGGAGCACGAGCTGATCAACAACGAGGAGTTCGGACTGCTCCACAACGCCGACTTCGACCAGCGGATCTCCACCTACTCGGGCCCGCCGACCCCGGACGACCTGGACGAGCTCTTGAGCATGCGGCGCAAGACCCGCTGTTTCCTCGCCCACCCCAAGGCGATCGCCGCGTTCGGACGCCAGTGCAACAAGCGGGGCATCTACTTCGGCGGCATCGAACTGCACGGCAACCACCTGCCCGCCTGGCGCGGGGTGCCGCTGCTGCCGTGCAGCAAGATCCCGATCAGCGAGCAGGGCACGTCGTCGATCATCGCCATGCGCACCGGCGAGGAGGACCAGGGCGTCATCGGCCTGTACCAGACCGGGATCCCGGACGAGGTGGAGCCGGGCCTGAACGTGCGGTTCATGAGCATCGACGAGAAGGCGATCATCTCGTACCTGGTCAGCACCTACTACTCGGCCGCCGTGCTGGTGCCCGACGCCCTCGGCGTCCTGGAGAACGTCGAGATCGCCCGCACGAACGGGAGCTGA